In [Phormidium] sp. ETS-05, the genomic window CTTTGGCTTTGTATCTGGGTTTTTCCCCGTGAGTGAGTGGGTGACAGAGCAGCTAAATCGCTGGTTTAACTTTGCAGAGCGCTCTTTGTACACTTCTGCGGCTGAATTTGAAAGGACCCGCAAAGGCCGGGAATCCCAAAATGCTTTTTATGCTTCGGTGTTTAGCATTGTGCCTTTTTTAGCGATCGGCAGTTTGTGCAATTATGGTGTGGAATTAGGTTTGGGCAATAGCTGGTCCATCAGTGTGGGAATTATTGCCTGCATTAGCTGCGGGGTGTATGAGTTAGGACGCCGTGACGGTCAGTCTTAGGCTACTTTGGGCTGAAGCCCCTCCTTCTGTTCGTAGTTGGGCTGAAGCCCCTCCTTCTGTTCGTAGTTGGGCTGAAGCCCCTCCTTCTGTTCGTAGTTGGGCTTTAGGCCCTCCTTCTGTTCGTAGTTGGGCTTTAGGCCCTCCTTCTGTTCGTAGTTGGGCTGAAGCCCCTCCTTCTGTTCGTAGTTGGGCTTTAGCCCCAAGGAAAAAGGTTAAATGACTGAATGGAAAGATGATTACCATTTGCTCGGGTTGGGGGGATTGACATCATTAATTACAAATGTTACCCTGTCTAATTGGGGAAATACAGTATTAATTCAATGTCTCTATAATGGGCTGGAAAAAGTGCCCTATGCCCTGGAGTTTAAGGATTGTCGGGATATTAGATGGACTGTCCATGATGATGAAGAAGTGGGGGAAGCTGAAGCAGACATTTTTGGCATTACCCTAGGTGAGGGTGGGCACCGTAAGCCCGCTGTGATTCATACAGATATTTTTGAAATTTCAATTCTTTACGGTAGTTTTAGGATGCAAATGCCCCCATCTTACTCCTCTTTATCCCAAAAGGGGAGCCGTAGGGGCGATTCGCGAATCGCCCCTACAAACGGAGTTGGGCGAGGACTAATTGGGCGATTTTGGCGGCGGCTCCGGGTTCGCCCCTTAGTTGCTGAAGGTTCCTTCGCATCGCCTCCAACCGCTGTGGCTGCTCCAACAATTCTAGGGCTAATTGGGCCACTACTTCCGGCGATAGTTCTCCCACCAATTCGGGTACTATTTCCTGTTTTGCCCAAATATTTGGCCATGCAAATAACCGCTTTTGTCGCAATACTAACCAGTTAATAGTTTTAGCAAAAACAGTCCCCACTAAGGGCAAATTCGCTAATAACCCGGGGATGCCATCCCAAGCGCGCATGGCATCTAATTGTTGTGTGGGCAGTAATACTATCATGGGCACCGCTAGAGAACCCAATTCGGCGGTATTGGCGCCTACGGTGGTGAGGCAAAGGCGACATTGGGAGAGTAAACCATAGGCGGGGGTTTCTGTCCAAATTTGCACCCGCAGTCCTGACGAAATTTCTAGGAAATACGAGTTATCCTGTTCTCTAATTAATTTGGCGCCAGTGCCTCCGAGTTTGGCAATGAGGGGGTTTTTACTCTCCGAGGCAAAATTGGCTAGGGTTTGCAGTTCTAAAGTGGGAGCGAGAGGGATAGCAAAGCCGGTTTGGGGGCGCTTTTCGTGGATGAGCGAAGCCACTGCTAGAGTCAAGGGCACCCCCTGGGCCAATTTCGCCGGTTTGGAACCGGGCAATAACCCAATTAATTCTCCCGGCTGGGTGAGTAACCCGGTTTCACCCTGACCAGAAGCCCTCACCCCCAACCCCTCTCCATCCCCCCAACCCCCCTTTGAAAGGGGGGAGGGAGAGGGGAGAGAAAGGGAGAGGGCAATGTCGCCCATTAAATCCCCTACAACGGTGAATTTATCGCTGTATTTGGCGGTAACGGGGGGGATAAGTGCTGGTTTCATCACGGCAAAACAGTCGATTAAACTTTGCCAGCGAGCCTCCCATTCGGCATAAACTATAGTGCGATATCCCAGGCGTTTGCCGATGATGGCGGTAAAAAACTGGTCGCCGCCGAGGAAAATTACGACGCCTTTGGGTCGCCAGTCCCAGTTATCGGCGGTTTTGCCCCAGAGGAGAAATGGCCAGAAATGCTCGGGTTCAAGCACCCGATCGACTTCGGGATAGCCACGGGCGATCGTTCCTTCCCTTCCCGTAGCGTGGGGACAGGGACATAAAACCACTGATATCCTGACTTGGGCGCCATTACCATCCTCCCCCTGGTGTTGTCGCAGTTGTTGCACCACCGGACGCACCCAAGTCACTACCTCTCCCGGCCCGTTGGACAGGATTAAAATATCAATTTGTCCTTTGTCCTTGGTCATTTGTCCTTTGTCCTTTGTCCCTAGTCATTTGTCATTTGTCAACAGTCACCCAGAAACCGGGTTTCTGAGACAATTTTGGCATCAAAACTGAAATTTAGTTAAGAAACCCGGTTTCTTCTCCCAAGCGGACAATGGACAAGCGGACTTGCGGACAAATGACCAAGGACAGTATAAAATAGGAGTTCAGAGAATGACAGAATTAATCGATGCTGTAAAACAAGGTGATATTACCAAAGTTACCGCCCTACTTGATGCTGGCGCTGACCCCAACACCGCCGCAGAAGATAGTACAACAGTATTGATTTTCAGTGCCGAAGCTGGACGGGGAGATATTGTGGCCAAGTTGCTGGCTGCTGGAGCCGATGTCAATCTATCGGATGAGGACGGCTGGACAGCTTTAATGGGTGCCGCCGCTGCTGGTCAGAGTAGCATTGTTAAAGACTTGCTTGCTGCTGGTGCTGATGTGAATGCTAAAACTAATTTCGGTTTGACGGCTTTAATGGGTGCTGCTGGGTGTGGACATCAGGAAGTTGTTACCATTCTCCTCAACAGTGGTGCTGATTTCACGGCCAAAGATAATAATAACTGGACTGCATTGGTTTGGGCTGCCCAAGAAGGCCATAAACAGGTGATGGAATTGCTCAAGATGGCACGACAAATAGGTTTGTAGTTGGGCTTTAGCCCTCTTTCTCTTAAATTTTTTTGGGCTGAAGCCCTACTAAGAACTGGGAAAGATGAGGCTGTAGCCAAACTACGAGCCGGGAGAGTGCGGAACCCTAGGATAACGCACTCAATTATAGGTCAGAAACCTGATTGAGATTACCGGGCGGCGGTCAATTTCCCCAGGAGGTCTGCCCAGCGGACACCTTCCAAGTTGGGGAGGACCACGTGAGCAGATCCAACCCGCTCCACTGGCCCGAGTCCTACTGCCAGCATCCCCGCTGCTAGAGCTGCTTCAATACCGGAGGCAGCATCTTCGACCACCACGCATTCCACAGGGGAAAGTCCCAATTGCTCGGCGGCGTGGAGGAACAGGTCTGGGGCGGGTTTGGAACGATCGACTGTGTTACCGTCAGCGATCGCATCCACCAAGTGGGCAATATTGAGGCGATCGATGACCATGCGGGCATTTTTACTCGCCGAGCCGATCGCCACCTTAATTCCCGCTGCGTGCAGCTCCGCTAACAATGAACCCGCCCCAGCGAGTAAATGTTCCGGTCCGATTTGCTCGAGCAAATCCACATAATAGCGGTTTTTCCGCGCCATAATTTCCACCATCCTGGCTTCTGGGAGGACTTTTCCCCCCAACATCTGCAGCAAAGAATCCCGACGAGACAGACCCCGCATGGCTTCATTCGCCTTGCGGTCAAAAGCAATACCCTCCTCATCCGCCACCCGCTGCCAACCTTGGTAGTGGAATTCCGCCGTATCCGTCAGCACCCCATCCAAATCAAAAATGACTCCCCGAATCCCTGGCGTCATCGGTGTGGCGGGTATCGCCTCCGTTGGGGCAGAAAAATCAAACTCGTAGCTCTGACCACGCCATTTTACCTTATACTTTAGCCGCGTCCAGCCCGGGGGTAAGTGGGCTTTAGCCGTAGGGTGGCTCTCCCCATCGGGCAACTTTAACCCGCCAAAACCAAACACCGTTGCCTGCCAAACACCACCAGCAGAAGCCGCATGAATGCCATCCGCCGCATTCTGGTGCACATCTTCTAAGTCAACCATCGCCGCTCGCATAAAATGTTCGTAGGCAGCGGCGGGTTGCTCCAAGTCGCAAGCCAAAATCCCATGTATGGCTGGACCGAGACTAGAGCCATAGGTGTGGTCTGTGCGCGGCGCATAATAATCCCAGTTTTTGGCTAAGATTTTTTCGTCCCAGTTGAGCCTTTGTCCCCCTCCTGGGGAACCGATACTCCGCAGGAGGTACAGGAGCATCAACACGTCTGGCTGTTTGAGGACTTGGCGTTTATTGGTGCCTTCGATGCCCAAAATTGCCTGCATGGAGCGGCTGCGGGGCTCGTAGTCGGCTAAATTGATATCTTCAAGTGCGAAGAAACCCTCGCACTGCTCCACTAAACCAGTTTGCGGGTCGTATAGTACACACAGGCGGCGAGCGATATCTGCCCACCGGTGGCGTCGGTCTTCTTTCAGGTCTAGCTTGGCCTCCAGCTCGGAGAGCCTTTCTGGGTGGAAGGTTTCCAGCCATTGCCACACCGCTAAGGCTGTTTCCAAGTGCCACTGCACCATCCGGTTGGTAAAGGTGTTGTTATCTACCCGATCGTGGTATTCATCTGGTCCGATGACGCTTCTAATCTCATACCGTTCGCGTTTACCGTTCCACTCCACGCGGGTGCCCCAGAAAATGGCGGTATCGAGGATGATTTCGGCGCCATAGTTGCGCATCCATTGGTCATCGCCGGTGGCTCGCCAGTATTGCCACACGCCATAGGCGACATCGGTGGTGATATGTAGTTCGCGATCGCCACACCAAATTCTAATCGGGTCCGCATCTGGATCCGCTGCCAAAATCCACCGAGGCGTCACCTCATCCCCAGTCGTGGCACTTTCCCAGGCAATAGCTGCCCCCGGATAGCCGCTAGCTTGCGCCTTGCGCCGACTTCCGGGCAGAGTATGATAACGGTAACTCAACAAATTCCGCGCTATCTGTGGTTGGGTGAGGGTAAACAGAGGCAGGATAAATATTTCCGTATCCCAGAAAATGTGACCCTTGTAGGCAAAACCCGAGAGACTTTTCGCCGGAATGCTCACCCGATCGTCCTGAGTGGGAGCGCTGATCAGCAGTTGAAACAAGTTGTAGCGCACCGCCAGTTGGGCTCGGATATCCCCTTCGATCGTAATATCGCAGTCTTCCCAAACAGCAGCCCAAGCCTCCTCGTGCGCCGCCCGCAAAACCTGGTAGTCTGGCAGTTGCGCCAAGTGCTGCTTTGCCGCCATAGCCGGTTTCTGGGTTTCCCGACTGGTAAAAACCGCCACCACCTTTTCCAAAGTCACAGTTTGTCCCGAACGAGCCGAAAAAGTAGTTGCCAAAGTGGGATAGCCTTCGCACCCCTTCAGCTCCATTTCTGGCGACTCGGCCCCCCGCACCTGCATCCCAATCGCCATCCCCAGTTCAATGTGGGTTTCCCGAGTGCGCTGGTGCAGCCAAACTCCCTGGGGTTGACCATTCTCACCGCCAATATCTCCCTGGTTCACCCATTCCCAGTGCATCACACCCTGGTTTTCGGAATAACCGTTGATGCTGGACTGCACCTCAATAACTCCTTGGAAATTGAGCGGTGTCAACTCCACCATGAGAGCGGCGACATGTTCATCTGCTTTGCTGACAAACCGCTGGAAGTGCAAATCAATCATATGGCCAGCGGGACTGCGCCACCGCACCTGACGCGAGCAAACCCCGGCGCAGGTCAAGTCGCCGATCGTAGTTGAGAACCTCCCCGAAGTCCAAGCGGAACTTTTCCCCATTCACTAATAAGGTAGTCGCTAGCCAGTCCGGGCAGTTAACCAGCTCTGTATAAACCACCGGTACGTCATCATAGACGCCATTGATAAAAGTCGCCGCCCAAGCTCCGGGATAGCCTTCTTCAAAGCTCCCCCGAGTACAGAGGTAGCCATTGCCAATAGTAAACACCGTTTCTTTGTGGTGTTGGGTGCGATCGGTTGGCGCCCCTCCGGGGTGGCGGGTCTGAAACTCAGTCTCAGTCAGGAGCCAATCCTGATAGATAAAAGGTTGAGGAGGAACTTTTGCATCCATTGCTGCTGGTGCCGTTTACGGGATGTTGTGGGTATATGTCCTAATAATTCAGGATTTTGGTGGTGGATATCAGGATAAAAACCCAATTCTTCCAATTCTTCCAATTTGATGGAGTCGGTAAAAAATCCTGCAAACCTCAGCCATCAGTAATTTTCAATCCACTATTTATTCGATCGCATAACTTTTGGGCAATAATGGCCATACGGCACTTTTTCAAATGATATTGTCCTACTCAAAGCCCCTCTCTCCCTTTCTGGGAGAGGGGTCGGGGGTGAGGGCTTTAGCCCCTCTCCCCCCCTTTCAAAGGGGGGTAGGGGGGATGGAGAGGGGTCGGGGGTGAGGGCTTTAGCCATATTTCAGATTTTCGGCCAATTATGTAATTTTCAGCGCGCCCCATGTTGCTCCAGTAATTTTTCAGAGCGCGGTTTATAAATTAAGTAAAACAACGCCTCCAAATAACGCAATAATGGTTCGCGGTTCGCTGACGATCCATAGTTCCAGAAACTGTAAACCTTCCCTAGCAACAGCAATTTTTTACTATGCAGCTTCCAGTTATATTTATCTTGGACTCCTTGCACCCCCCGCTGGGAAATTTCCCGCCAGTATTCGGGATCTACTTCGCATTTGGAGATAAACGAGAGAATTTTGGCCGCCGTCTCCTCCAAGTCCGTAGGGTTGATGGTAAACCCATTCTCTCCATCCTGGATAGTTTCCGCCGGTCCGCCAAATTGGGTAACAAACACCGGTAAACCAGACACCATCGCCTCGAGAATGGTCATCCCAAAGGATTCAAAGCGCGCTGGGTGGACATAAATGCCTCCACGAGCAGCAATGCAGCGATAAACAGCACCCGTATCCGGGGTGTTGAGGCGCATTGCTATCCAGCGCACTTTCCCTTTTAAATTATATTCTGCCAAAATGTCGTGTAACTTTTCAATTTCCCCCCTTTCTTCCTCGCTGGTACTATCTTCGGGCCGCACTTTACCCGCCACTAAAATTAAATTACACTTTTCCTGAATTTGGGGACTGGGCCCAAAACATTCTACTAAACCGGTCAGATTTTTAACCGGTATCAGGGGGGCTATGGAAAAAATGGGGCGCAAATTGGGGTTGTCCAGATGTCCGATAATCTGCGGGTCTTCTTTAGTAAACAGTAGATCGGCGATATGTGCCTTTTCTGCATCAGTAGCTGCATCGCTATCATATGGGAAGAAAATTTTCTCATTCACTCCCGGCGGCATTACGTTAAACTTGGGACTGAAGAGTTCAATCCCGTTCACCACGTGATATAGTTCCGGCATGGTGAAAAATTGGTAAGATTCGTAATGGCCTACGCTATCCGGCGTCCCCACAATTTCTTGATAGGTACTGGTCAAGATAAAATCTGCCCCATTCATGGCAATCAAATCCGCAGTGAATTGCAGGGAAAAGTTGTGAAACTCTTCCAGGTCTTGCCAGTAAAGATTACTGAATAGATGCCGTGGTTTTTCCAGCACGTGGGCAATGCTCTCGTAGGGAATGTGAAAACGTCGAGACAGCAGGAATGCCACTAAGTTGCCGTCGGAATAGTTGCCCAGCATTAAATCTGGGTTGCCCTGGAATGCCTCAATGAGGATGGCTTCGGCGTCGATGGCAAAGGTTTCTAAATAGGGCCAAATTTCGGTTTGAGAAATCCAATTTTGGGTGAGATTGGGATTAAATTCTCGGAAGGGCACCCGCAAAATCCAGGCATTTTCTGCAGCTTCGATTCTTTCTAGGGGTTCGTGGGCGTTGGTGTCGTCGCTGTTGGCTATCAGTCGGGTCAAAACGATGACTTTTGGCTGAATACCAAATCCGTCGAGTCCGGCGAGTTTGATATCTTCTTGCAGTTGTTTTTCTAGGTTTCTCGCTTGGTTGAGGACATACACTACCTGACCGCTGGTATCGGGACGCCCCAATACTCCTTTTTGTGCTACCCAACCGTGGACGGAGACGAGGACGGCGCGAAATATGAGGGGAATATGGCTGATGAAGGCTTCTAAAACTGCTGGGTCTGGATCGTCAATTAGTTTATGGAGAAATTCTAGTACGGTGCGCACCCGACCGGCGTTTTTACCCCAACCGGGTTCAAAACCTAGCTGTTTCAGTTGTAGGTGAAAGTTTTGGTAAGGTTCATCTGGGGGGAGGTTGGCAACTATTTTTAACGCCTGTGGTAGCTGCCGGGATAGTTGGGTGATGGAATTAATTTTTTCGCTGAGTAATAGGCTAGTTGTGTTATACTGGTGTTGGCGCAAGAAGCCTAGGAGTACCTCTAACCAATGCTGGGGTTCTTGAAACAGCTTGCGGGCTAAATGGCGGTTGAGGAACTCTAAACCGTTGCCGACGTTTCTGGGGTCTGTGATGGTGGGAAAATATCGGGAAAAAGACCCAAAATCGATTTCTAGGAGTCTGCCTTTGGCGGGAAAGTAGGGGCGGTTGACGATCTGATCGCGCAACTCCAGCAGCTCGCCTACTGGTATCGCCCTCAGTTCTGTGAGGTTTGACCCCAGCCGCCAGATTTCTTGGCTCCCCATTCTCGGTCTGATCGCCCACCAGCTTTGTGCTGCTTCCAAGATGATTTCATGGGTATAGTGGATCATTTCTCTCAAACACGAGGATTTGTAAAAGTAAGCGGGCTTATTTTGTTTAGTGCAGTATTCCGCCAAAAAATGTAAAATTTGATTGCAGAGAAATACCTGTTTCCAGAACCGATTAAGTAACCGATTAATTCCTGTAAGTCTGCTTTTTCTTCGCTATTCAATACGGCTTTAATTATTTCACTCATAATTTTTCCATGTTTTGATTGAGATGAGTTTGGTATGTGGTAAGTAAATTCAGCTAATTAAACAGGATGTCCGTTGGGTTCTGTAGGGTGTTCAGTAGGGGCGAATGGCCATTCGCCCCTACTGAACACTGGTGATCACAGGTGACGTCAGGCACTGCCCACCCTACTACTATTCTTTCCTGGCAATACGCTGGATAAGATAGGAGGTGTTTGGTTCTAAAACTTGTTGGCTTAAGGTTGAGTTTTCGTCATGGGGGAAATTTTAGGGAGAATTTCACTCCCTAAAGAGTAGGGGAATTCTTGGCGACAGCCAGTGCAAAACCAGAAAAGTTCCCCCTTGCGAGCATGGCGCAATAGTGAATTGCCGCAGCAAAAACAAGAATTATCACGCATCGTTTATACCTCGTACATTTTGATTGGCAATAGGGAGAAGTTTGGGAACTGGATCTCCTCCCTCGCACCCGGCGCCTCTCCCAACTGGGAAGAGGGGGGAGGGTATTGATTAAGCGACTAGCTGGTGACTTTGCATGTGACCATTGCGCTTGCTCATGCTGGCTTCTATCACTTCTGCATAGGCGGCTTCGTATCCCTCCACCATTTTCGCCACGCTGAAGTGGTGAAGCACCCGATCACGGCAGGCTTGGCGGTCTAATTCCATAGCGGCGGGAATAGCGGCGATGATTTCTTCAATGGTGTTGCAGATAAAACCGGTTTCGCCGTGGGCAATTACTTCTGGGACGGAACC contains:
- a CDS encoding lipid-A-disaccharide synthase; the protein is MTKDKGQIDILILSNGPGEVVTWVRPVVQQLRQHQGEDGNGAQVRISVVLCPCPHATGREGTIARGYPEVDRVLEPEHFWPFLLWGKTADNWDWRPKGVVIFLGGDQFFTAIIGKRLGYRTIVYAEWEARWQSLIDCFAVMKPALIPPVTAKYSDKFTVVGDLMGDIALSLSLPSPSPLSKGGWGDGEGLGVRASGQGETGLLTQPGELIGLLPGSKPAKLAQGVPLTLAVASLIHEKRPQTGFAIPLAPTLELQTLANFASESKNPLIAKLGGTGAKLIREQDNSYFLEISSGLRVQIWTETPAYGLLSQCRLCLTTVGANTAELGSLAVPMIVLLPTQQLDAMRAWDGIPGLLANLPLVGTVFAKTINWLVLRQKRLFAWPNIWAKQEIVPELVGELSPEVVAQLALELLEQPQRLEAMRRNLQQLRGEPGAAAKIAQLVLAQLRL
- a CDS encoding ankyrin repeat domain-containing protein — protein: MTELIDAVKQGDITKVTALLDAGADPNTAAEDSTTVLIFSAEAGRGDIVAKLLAAGADVNLSDEDGWTALMGAAAAGQSSIVKDLLAAGADVNAKTNFGLTALMGAAGCGHQEVVTILLNSGADFTAKDNNNWTALVWAAQEGHKQVMELLKMARQIGL
- the pgmB gene encoding beta-phosphoglucomutase; translation: MAAKQHLAQLPDYQVLRAAHEEAWAAVWEDCDITIEGDIRAQLAVRYNLFQLLISAPTQDDRVSIPAKSLSGFAYKGHIFWDTEIFILPLFTLTQPQIARNLLSYRYHTLPGSRRKAQASGYPGAAIAWESATTGDEVTPRWILAADPDADPIRIWCGDRELHITTDVAYGVWQYWRATGDDQWMRNYGAEIILDTAIFWGTRVEWNGKRERYEIRSVIGPDEYHDRVDNNTFTNRMVQWHLETALAVWQWLETFHPERLSELEAKLDLKEDRRHRWADIARRLCVLYDPQTGLVEQCEGFFALEDINLADYEPRSRSMQAILGIEGTNKRQVLKQPDVLMLLYLLRSIGSPGGGQRLNWDEKILAKNWDYYAPRTDHTYGSSLGPAIHGILACDLEQPAAAYEHFMRAAMVDLEDVHQNAADGIHAASAGGVWQATVFGFGGLKLPDGESHPTAKAHLPPGWTRLKYKVKWRGQSYEFDFSAPTEAIPATPMTPGIRGVIFDLDGVLTDTAEFHYQGWQRVADEEGIAFDRKANEAMRGLSRRDSLLQMLGGKVLPEARMVEIMARKNRYYVDLLEQIGPEHLLAGAGSLLAELHAAGIKVAIGSASKNARMVIDRLNIAHLVDAIADGNTVDRSKPAPDLFLHAAEQLGLSPVECVVVEDAASGIEAALAAGMLAVGLGPVERVGSAHVVLPNLEGVRWADLLGKLTAAR
- a CDS encoding sucrose synthase codes for the protein MAEYCTKQNKPAYFYKSSCLREMIHYTHEIILEAAQSWWAIRPRMGSQEIWRLGSNLTELRAIPVGELLELRDQIVNRPYFPAKGRLLEIDFGSFSRYFPTITDPRNVGNGLEFLNRHLARKLFQEPQHWLEVLLGFLRQHQYNTTSLLLSEKINSITQLSRQLPQALKIVANLPPDEPYQNFHLQLKQLGFEPGWGKNAGRVRTVLEFLHKLIDDPDPAVLEAFISHIPLIFRAVLVSVHGWVAQKGVLGRPDTSGQVVYVLNQARNLEKQLQEDIKLAGLDGFGIQPKVIVLTRLIANSDDTNAHEPLERIEAAENAWILRVPFREFNPNLTQNWISQTEIWPYLETFAIDAEAILIEAFQGNPDLMLGNYSDGNLVAFLLSRRFHIPYESIAHVLEKPRHLFSNLYWQDLEEFHNFSLQFTADLIAMNGADFILTSTYQEIVGTPDSVGHYESYQFFTMPELYHVVNGIELFSPKFNVMPPGVNEKIFFPYDSDAATDAEKAHIADLLFTKEDPQIIGHLDNPNLRPIFSIAPLIPVKNLTGLVECFGPSPQIQEKCNLILVAGKVRPEDSTSEEERGEIEKLHDILAEYNLKGKVRWIAMRLNTPDTGAVYRCIAARGGIYVHPARFESFGMTILEAMVSGLPVFVTQFGGPAETIQDGENGFTINPTDLEETAAKILSFISKCEVDPEYWREISQRGVQGVQDKYNWKLHSKKLLLLGKVYSFWNYGSSANREPLLRYLEALFYLIYKPRSEKLLEQHGAR